One part of the Atribacterota bacterium genome encodes these proteins:
- a CDS encoding transketolase C-terminal domain-containing protein: MKMEDLREAYGKELLAVARMDERVVALDADLCGSTMTIFLEKEMPERFFEMGIAEQNMVSVAAGLSLAGKIPFINSFSVFAAGQPYNQIRQGVALPNLNIRIVGSSCGLSDAGDGATHQSVEDIAIMRAIPNMTVIVPADADETRQAVRASLRHQGPIYIRITRSSLPILTSHHTVFEIGKMYCLAEGSDITIFATGIMGFQALQAHEILREKGISVRVVNVSTIKPLHLEEVLKHIKGVKGIVTAEEHSIIGGLGSAIAETLCDRMIPIKMIGIKDQFGQSARTHEELLEYYGLTPQAIIKEVETLLE, from the coding sequence ATGAAAATGGAAGATTTAAGAGAAGCATATGGCAAAGAGTTATTGGCAGTTGCCCGGATGGACGAGAGAGTAGTTGCCCTGGATGCGGATTTATGTGGCTCTACCATGACTATCTTTTTGGAAAAAGAGATGCCGGAAAGATTTTTTGAAATGGGTATAGCAGAGCAAAATATGGTTTCTGTAGCTGCTGGCTTATCTTTAGCGGGGAAAATACCATTTATAAATTCCTTTTCTGTTTTTGCTGCTGGTCAGCCCTATAACCAGATAAGACAGGGAGTAGCTCTACCCAATTTAAATATTAGAATTGTAGGTTCCAGTTGTGGTTTATCAGATGCTGGTGATGGTGCTACTCATCAATCAGTAGAAGACATTGCCATTATGAGAGCAATTCCAAATATGACTGTTATTGTTCCGGCAGATGCTGATGAAACTCGCCAGGCAGTGCGAGCCTCTCTAAGACATCAAGGGCCAATTTATATCAGAATTACCCGCAGTTCATTACCGATCCTAACAAGTCACCATACAGTATTTGAGATAGGGAAAATGTACTGCTTGGCCGAAGGTTCGGATATTACTATTTTTGCTACCGGCATAATGGGGTTTCAGGCATTACAAGCTCATGAAATCTTAAGGGAAAAGGGAATTTCAGTGCGAGTAGTTAATGTAAGTACCATTAAGCCTTTACATCTGGAAGAGGTATTGAAACATATTAAAGGGGTAAAAGGGATTGTTACCGCTGAAGAACATAGCATTATTGGGGGATTGGGAAGTGCCATTGCAGAAACACTATGCGATAGGATGATACCCATCAAAATGATAGGAATAAAAGACCAGTTTGGTCAATCTGCCAGGACTCATGAGGAGTTACTGGAATATTATGGTTTAACACCCCAAGCAATTATAAAGGAAGTTGAAACTTTACTTGAATGA
- the garR gene encoding 2-hydroxy-3-oxopropionate reductase, whose translation MSKPKIGFIGIGIMGFPMAKNLLKAGYPLIAYDINQEALYGLTKEGADRGESCAQVAKNCDIIITMLPNSPDVQKAILSKQGILEGARQGQILIDMSSIAPLVSQALARELAKKGIDMLDAPVSGGQEKAQLGTLAIMVGGKEEIFHHCKPILEVMGKPVLVGDIGAGGTTKLVNQAIVAVNIAIVAEALLLGKKAGVDPERIFEAIRGGLAGSQCLTDKAPRMFSGNYDPGFRMRLHVKDLTNVLQTSQELHNTMPLTAQVMEMMQALMADGHTEVDHAGLALFYEKMNGISLRKE comes from the coding sequence ATGTCCAAACCAAAAATCGGTTTTATCGGAATAGGTATTATGGGCTTTCCCATGGCCAAAAATTTACTCAAGGCAGGCTATCCCCTTATAGCTTACGATATAAATCAGGAAGCCCTGTATGGTCTAACCAAAGAAGGTGCCGACCGGGGAGAATCCTGCGCCCAGGTGGCTAAAAATTGTGATATTATCATCACCATGTTACCCAACTCACCCGATGTCCAGAAGGCTATTCTTAGCAAACAAGGCATTTTAGAAGGAGCCCGTCAGGGTCAAATCCTCATCGACATGAGTTCCATTGCCCCCTTAGTTTCTCAAGCCCTTGCCCGGGAGCTGGCCAAGAAAGGTATAGATATGTTAGATGCCCCAGTAAGTGGGGGACAGGAGAAAGCCCAATTGGGAACCTTAGCCATAATGGTAGGGGGGAAAGAGGAGATTTTCCATCATTGTAAACCCATTCTAGAGGTAATGGGTAAACCGGTTCTGGTCGGTGATATTGGTGCTGGTGGCACCACTAAATTAGTTAATCAGGCTATTGTGGCGGTCAATATCGCCATTGTGGCTGAAGCCCTGCTCTTGGGTAAGAAGGCTGGCGTGGATCCCGAGCGTATCTTTGAAGCCATCCGGGGCGGACTGGCCGGCAGCCAGTGTCTCACGGACAAGGCACCCCGTATGTTCAGTGGAAACTATGATCCCGGATTCCGCATGAGATTACATGTTAAAGACCTGACCAATGTCTTACAGACCAGTCAGGAACTTCATAATACCATGCCTTTAACTGCCCAGGTCATGGAGATGATGCAGGCCTTGATGGCTGACGGTCATACCGAAGTGGATCATGCCGGACTGGCATTGTTTTATGAGAAAATGAATGGAATTTCCTTGAGGAAGGAGTAG
- a CDS encoding transketolase → MENKKIRELERKAKIVREGILDCIGIDKKGHLGGSMSSADLVTALYFYKMKINPKNPDDPERDRFIFSKGHSVLAQYAALAELGYFPKSELKKTKELGSILQGHPEIRTPGIEANTGSLGQGLSIGVGMALAAKLDHKNYRIYVIIGDGELCEGQIWEAITCANFYRLDNLVAIVDKNQLLASGAIKERYDIGNIRAKFKAYGWKTWEIDGHNMTEIVAALDQTDQVKNSPCAIIAHTIKGKGVSFAENNYSFHNNSLTPEQYEQARKDIASIKV, encoded by the coding sequence ATGGAAAATAAAAAAATCAGAGAATTGGAAAGAAAAGCAAAGATTGTCAGGGAAGGAATTTTAGACTGCATCGGAATTGATAAAAAAGGTCATCTTGGTGGCTCCATGTCCTCTGCTGATCTGGTAACTGCCCTATATTTTTACAAAATGAAGATTAATCCCAAAAATCCTGATGATCCAGAACGTGACCGTTTTATATTTAGTAAAGGACATTCTGTTCTTGCCCAATATGCCGCATTAGCAGAGTTAGGATATTTCCCTAAATCCGAATTAAAAAAGACTAAAGAGCTTGGTTCTATTTTACAGGGACATCCAGAAATAAGAACACCGGGCATTGAAGCGAATACTGGTTCATTAGGCCAAGGATTATCTATTGGTGTGGGAATGGCGTTGGCTGCAAAATTAGATCATAAAAATTATCGTATTTACGTAATTATCGGAGATGGTGAATTGTGCGAGGGACAGATCTGGGAGGCAATTACCTGTGCTAATTTTTATCGTTTAGATAACTTGGTAGCAATTGTTGATAAGAACCAGCTTCTGGCCAGCGGTGCTATTAAAGAAAGGTACGATATCGGTAATATTAGAGCAAAATTTAAGGCATATGGCTGGAAAACCTGGGAAATTGATGGACATAATATGACTGAGATTGTTGCTGCCTTAGATCAGACAGATCAGGTGAAAAATTCTCCCTGTGCCATCATTGCTCATACCATCAAGGGGAAAGGTGTTTCTTTTGCCGAGAACAATTATAGCTTCCACAATAATTCTTTAACTCCAGAGCAGTATGAGCAAGCCCGTAAAGATATTGCCAGTATCAAGGTATGA
- a CDS encoding tripartite tricarboxylate transporter substrate-binding protein translates to MKNLNKCIFLLIMISLLILLAGGQNVLAQSEKLWPKGTPVVTVGFGAGGGTDTAVRPILAKMEEYLGETVNVVNMEGASSAVAAEHVLSQPADGYNMFATGSGPLSGFRVMGTSNTSWRDWISWHPFNGPAALLVKDDSPIQTFEEAMKAIKEEDLNFGISGFGVGPHVLVEAIFQIADIPSPNYVTAGSCRNAAVALYAGEVDIAMCTFSSAVDFVKAGQLKALVVTTADPYPVDDIIIPSITDLLEDSENVPLLSETWPVLIRRETPQNIIDKLNEAFLWAIEQPEIKEFADTKALNIVGYYGEEADKFLSFSEAGYSWALYDSGLAEKSPEGFAIPKLADWDWEKEKNF, encoded by the coding sequence ATGAAAAATTTAAATAAATGCATCTTTTTATTAATAATGATAAGCTTGCTCATTTTATTAGCTGGAGGGCAAAATGTTTTAGCTCAAAGTGAGAAGTTGTGGCCTAAGGGTACTCCAGTGGTAACTGTTGGATTTGGAGCAGGTGGGGGTACTGATACGGCAGTAAGACCAATATTAGCTAAGATGGAGGAATATCTGGGTGAAACAGTTAATGTAGTTAATATGGAAGGTGCATCCAGTGCGGTAGCGGCAGAACATGTACTTTCTCAACCAGCCGATGGATATAATATGTTTGCTACTGGTTCCGGTCCGCTTTCTGGTTTCCGGGTAATGGGCACCAGTAATACTTCATGGCGAGATTGGATTTCCTGGCATCCTTTTAATGGACCAGCTGCTTTATTGGTTAAAGACGATTCTCCTATCCAAACATTTGAAGAAGCAATGAAAGCGATTAAAGAAGAAGATTTAAACTTTGGTATCTCAGGTTTTGGTGTAGGTCCCCATGTTCTTGTCGAAGCAATATTTCAAATAGCGGATATTCCTTCTCCCAACTATGTAACAGCTGGATCCTGTCGGAATGCAGCTGTTGCTTTATATGCAGGAGAAGTAGATATAGCCATGTGTACCTTTTCATCCGCTGTTGATTTCGTGAAAGCCGGTCAATTAAAGGCGCTGGTTGTCACAACTGCTGATCCTTATCCTGTTGATGATATTATTATTCCTTCTATTACTGATTTACTGGAGGACAGTGAAAATGTGCCGTTACTTTCCGAGACCTGGCCTGTTTTAATTAGAAGAGAAACACCGCAGAATATTATTGACAAGTTAAATGAAGCTTTCTTATGGGCGATTGAACAGCCAGAAATTAAGGAATTTGCTGACACAAAAGCCCTAAATATTGTAGGTTATTATGGTGAGGAAGCAGATAAATTCTTATCCTTCTCTGAAGCAGGATACTCCTGGGCTCTCTATGATAGTGGATTGGCAGAAAAATCACCAGAAGGTTTTGCTATTCCTAAATTAGCAGATTGGGATTGGGAAAAAGAGAAAAACTTCTAA